CTGACTCAGCCGGAAATGGCCGATCGTCTGGGTAAGAGACGCATTGAGCATTTGCTGGCAGCCGAACCTGATATCATTGCCAGCGGCAATGCCGGGTGTTCACTGCAACTTCAGGCTCAACTCAAACAGGCCGGGCGCGATATTTCCGTTCTGCACCCGGTGGAATTACTGGATCTGAGCTATCGTGGTGAATCCGTCAACTGACGGCGGCCAAAACGGCGAGCCGCTGCATCAAGCAACAGCACGATCGAGGCGGCCAGCGCTGCCGTAAGCAGCGTGGTCCAGACTTCGGTTGACAGTTGCGGTGGCAGGAAGTGTTCGAAGGTCTTGTGTTTGAAGTCTGTAACGTCAGGGGTGAGGTCCCTCTGAAAGGGCCACAGGCGATACAGCGATCCGAGCATAAATCCACAAAGAACGGCGATTGTAGAGTCATGGTGTGTGGCCAGAAGTTTCTTCAATAAACGACTGAATGCCAGCAGCCCTGTCAGGCAACCGATTGAGAAAACGATCAGGATTCCCAGAACCTCCCCGCTTAGATCCAGATGTACGAAACTGCGAATCGCTCCCAGTACGGTTTCATAGCAATTCAAAAGCAGCAGGATGAAAGCACCACTGATGCCGGGAAGGATCATAGCGCAGATGCCGATCATGCCGCAGAAAAATACATAAATCAGCGAGTCTGGCGGGTTCTGAAGTGCCGGCAGCGTTACCAACCACCAGGCTCCGAGAATTGCCAGCAGCAACTGGGTCAGACGTTGCGGAGACCACAAAATCACCTGCCGCGACACCAACAGGCTCGAGGCCAGAATCAAACCAGTGAATGCACCGTATGTCAGTGTACGATGATCCGAAAGCAGAAGCTTCATCACCGAAGCCAGCCCGCCGGCTCCCAGCAGTACACCGCCTCCAACGGCAATCAGGAATCTAAGATCCGCATGTTCAGCGGCTTCCCGCATTTTTCGATCAGCAAGATGTCGCAGAAAACGTCGATCGATGCGACTGATGGCCGTGACCAAACGGGAATAGATGCCGACAATCAGAGCCATTGTGCCCCCGGACACTCCAGGAACAATGTCAGCAGCACCCATCAGAAAGCCGCAGCCGCAGTGCTTCAAATCATCGCTAATCGAACGTTTTTGTGGTTCTTTATTGGCTGATGCACGGATATCGGGATGCTGTTCCTGGCTCGTTTGTTCAGTCGGCATTCACAAATTTCTGGTTCGCGTTGAACTCGGGACTCATTATTGCCGGCGCTCGCAATCAACCACCCCGGCTGCTCATTGATTCTATCTGCCGGGGACAATAACGCGCAGGGTTCGTGGGAACAGTAATATTTCCGGAAAATCACGCGTGCAGGGCCGTGGTCATATTCGACCGGCTGCCGTGTGAATCACCGATTGTGGTGGAAAGCAAAACGGCAGACACTGACTCGCGGTGGCTGGAACGCTACCATTCTTGTCTCTCCGCGGACCGGGACAGTAGTGAATGAATGTCAACACAACCAGCCTTTCAATCCCTGCGAGTGGTTTCACGATCATCTCAGGCGGTCAGACGGGGGTCGACCGTGCTGCACTGGACGCTGCGTTGCACGCGGGGATTCCAATTGGTGGCTGGTGTCCGGTCGGTCGTCGAGCAGAAGACGGGAAAATTCCGGGGCATTACCCACTGCAGGAAACAGATTCGTGGAACTATGCCGTTCGAACCGAACGGAACGTGTGTGACTCCGACGCCACTCTGATCATTGCCCGGGATACGGTCAGTGGTGGTACCCGACTGACCGTGAGGCTCGCTCGCCAGCACGCCAAACCACTGCACATTGTTCGATTGTCTGAGGAGCCCGTCACCACCGCTGCTGAGAAGTTGTTGACAGACGATGTTCAGACCGTTGTGGACTGGGTCGAGGATCGTAAGATTCGCGTGTTAAATGTAGCCGGTCCGCGCGGAACCTCGGACGCACGAATCTATCCTCAGTCCCGAGAGTTTTGCTCTAAGCTTTTCGCGGCATTGATTTCATCAACTGCCGGAATTTAATCGTACAGCTCACTGAGCCGTACGAGGAATGGCATCCGCCAGCTGGAATATGTCCGGCCAGTTCAGTTCCTGTTCCGGAATCAACACCACCTGCCAACCGATCACAGCAGCGACGATCAGTCACTGTTGACCTTGAGTAACGGAAATCTTAAATCCATGGGCGAACAGTACATCATGACCATCGAACATCTGACTCGTCTTTACGACGAGAAAGAGGTTCTGTCCGACATTTGGCTGGCGTTTTATCCGGGAGCAAAGATTGGAGTTCTGGGCGACAACGGGTCCGGGAAGAGTACTCTGTTGAGAATCATGGCGGGGGAGGATACTGATTTTATGGGGACCGTGCGTCCGGCGAAGGGGATCCGCATTGGCTACTTTCCACAGGAACCGCGGCTGGATCCCAAAAAGACAGTGGGGGAATGCATCGAAGAGGCCGTGGCAGATTCACGAGCCATTATCGACCGCTTCAACGAGCTGAGCATGCAACTTGGCGAAGACATGTCGCCGGAACAAATGGAAACCCTTCTGAATGAACAAACAAAGGTGCAGGACCAGATTGATGCCGCCAATCTGTGGGAACTTGATCGCAGCCTGGAAATTGCGGCTGACGCGATGGGGCTGCCTGAAGCGGAATCTGTTGTTGAGAACCTTTCCGGGGGAGAAAAGAGAAGAGTCGCACTGTGTCAACTGCTGCTGATGAATCCTGACATTCTGCTGCTCGATGAGCCGACGAATCATCTGGATGCAGAATCCGTGGCGTGGCTGGAGCAGTTCCTGAAATCGTTTACCGGAACCGTCGTCGCCATCACACATGATCGTTATTTTCTGGACAACGTGGCTGGCTGGATCCTGGAACTGGATCGGGGGAAGGGTATTCCGTACGAGGGGAACTATTCATCGTGGCTGGAACAAAAACAGAAACGGCTGCAGCAGGAGGAACGTTCGGAAAGCCGCCGGCAAAAAGAACTCCGGCAGGAACTGGAGTGGGCCCGGATGTCGCCCAAAGCACGATCCACCAAAAATAAGGCACGTCTGCAGCGCTACCAGGAACTCGCAGCCCGCGAATACGACGTTCGGGAAGGATCCGCTCAGATTCAGATTCCGGCCTCACGTCCACTGGGCACGAAGGTGGTCATCGCAGAGAACCTGCAGAAATCTTATGACGGTCGTGTGCTGTTCGAAAATCTCAGCTTCAACCTGCCACCTGGCGGGATTGTCGGAGTGATCGGTGCCAACGGAGCCGGCAAGACAACGTTGTTTCGAATCATTATGGGACAGGAGGAACCGGATGCCGGAACACTCACGATTGGTGAGACGGTGAGTCTTTCCTACGTTGATCAAACACGCGATGCCCTGGATCCAAACAAGACCGTCTACGAAGAAATCTCTGACGGCCATGACACGCTTGAAGTTGGCAAAGCCAAAATTCACTCCCGCAGCTATTGCGGCCGCTTTAATTTCCGGGGGGCGGACCAGCAAAAACGGGTGGGGAGTTTATCCGGCGGAGAACGAAACCGG
This portion of the Fuerstiella sp. genome encodes:
- a CDS encoding DUF368 domain-containing protein, which gives rise to MPTEQTSQEQHPDIRASANKEPQKRSISDDLKHCGCGFLMGAADIVPGVSGGTMALIVGIYSRLVTAISRIDRRFLRHLADRKMREAAEHADLRFLIAVGGGVLLGAGGLASVMKLLLSDHRTLTYGAFTGLILASSLLVSRQVILWSPQRLTQLLLAILGAWWLVTLPALQNPPDSLIYVFFCGMIGICAMILPGISGAFILLLLNCYETVLGAIRSFVHLDLSGEVLGILIVFSIGCLTGLLAFSRLLKKLLATHHDSTIAVLCGFMLGSLYRLWPFQRDLTPDVTDFKHKTFEHFLPPQLSTEVWTTLLTAALAASIVLLLDAAARRFGRRQLTDSPR
- a CDS encoding putative molybdenum carrier protein, which encodes MNVNTTSLSIPASGFTIISGGQTGVDRAALDAALHAGIPIGGWCPVGRRAEDGKIPGHYPLQETDSWNYAVRTERNVCDSDATLIIARDTVSGGTRLTVRLARQHAKPLHIVRLSEEPVTTAAEKLLTDDVQTVVDWVEDRKIRVLNVAGPRGTSDARIYPQSREFCSKLFAALISSTAGI
- the ettA gene encoding energy-dependent translational throttle protein EttA; the encoded protein is MGEQYIMTIEHLTRLYDEKEVLSDIWLAFYPGAKIGVLGDNGSGKSTLLRIMAGEDTDFMGTVRPAKGIRIGYFPQEPRLDPKKTVGECIEEAVADSRAIIDRFNELSMQLGEDMSPEQMETLLNEQTKVQDQIDAANLWELDRSLEIAADAMGLPEAESVVENLSGGEKRRVALCQLLLMNPDILLLDEPTNHLDAESVAWLEQFLKSFTGTVVAITHDRYFLDNVAGWILELDRGKGIPYEGNYSSWLEQKQKRLQQEERSESRRQKELRQELEWARMSPKARSTKNKARLQRYQELAAREYDVREGSAQIQIPASRPLGTKVVIAENLQKSYDGRVLFENLSFNLPPGGIVGVIGANGAGKTTLFRIIMGQEEPDAGTLTIGETVSLSYVDQTRDALDPNKTVYEEISDGHDTLEVGKAKIHSRSYCGRFNFRGADQQKRVGSLSGGERNRVHLARLLRSGGNLLLLDEPTNDLDVHTLRALEEGLTGFGGCAVVVSHDRWFLDRIATHILAFEGGTSVVWCEGNYRIYEQERRARVGDASESSARSRFKPLNRS